One genomic segment of Natrononativus amylolyticus includes these proteins:
- a CDS encoding radical SAM protein, producing MISKGCEQCAKGGKMVLFVYGYCDQRDCFYCPLGENRKNVTDVYANERRVESDADVLEEAHRMDALGTSITGGEPQEALERTCHYLELLKDEFGAEHHTHLYTGITGGRENMRRLSEAGLDEIRFHPPLELWGEMHGTEWEEILYVAREEGLTPAFEIPGIRAEEEFLEFLDEGAADFCNVNEFEMSQGNYRRMQAEGFELKEGHMSAVDNDRDGILEVMGDHPRVYFCTSVFKDAAQHRRRLKRIARNVRREFDDVTDDGTLVYGKTYADPTTFETLGVPEEFYTVKANHVEVAWWLLEEMIEEGDLEDGEIVEQYPTYDGQVVERTPLA from the coding sequence ATGATCTCGAAGGGCTGTGAGCAGTGTGCGAAAGGCGGCAAGATGGTGCTGTTCGTCTACGGCTACTGCGACCAGCGCGACTGCTTCTACTGCCCGCTTGGCGAGAACCGCAAGAACGTCACCGACGTCTACGCCAACGAACGGCGGGTCGAGTCCGACGCGGACGTCCTCGAGGAGGCCCACCGGATGGACGCCCTCGGAACGTCGATCACGGGCGGCGAACCCCAGGAGGCGCTCGAGCGAACCTGTCACTACCTCGAGCTTCTGAAAGACGAGTTCGGTGCCGAACACCACACCCACCTCTACACCGGCATTACGGGCGGCCGCGAGAACATGCGCCGGCTCTCGGAGGCCGGCTTAGACGAGATTCGCTTCCACCCGCCCCTCGAACTGTGGGGCGAGATGCACGGCACCGAGTGGGAGGAGATCCTGTACGTCGCCCGCGAGGAAGGACTGACGCCGGCGTTCGAGATCCCCGGCATCCGCGCCGAAGAGGAGTTCCTCGAGTTCCTCGACGAGGGCGCAGCCGACTTCTGTAACGTCAACGAGTTCGAGATGTCCCAGGGGAACTACCGCCGGATGCAAGCGGAGGGGTTCGAACTCAAGGAGGGCCACATGAGCGCCGTCGACAACGACCGCGACGGCATCCTCGAAGTGATGGGCGACCACCCCAGAGTCTACTTCTGTACCTCCGTGTTCAAAGACGCCGCCCAGCACCGCCGCCGGCTCAAACGGATCGCGCGCAACGTCCGCCGGGAGTTCGACGACGTCACCGACGACGGCACCCTCGTCTACGGCAAGACGTACGCCGATCCGACGACGTTCGAGACCCTCGGCGTTCCCGAGGAGTTCTACACCGTCAAGGCGAACCACGTCGAGGTCGCCTGGTGGCTCCTCGAGGAAATGATCGAGGAGGGCGACCTCGAGGACGGCGAGATCGTCGAACAGTATCCGACCTA
- a CDS encoding DUF6517 family protein produces MTYSRRQLLAAGSVTLAGALSGCLDAVAAGSVEFASTPARVSADALESSGFSEDRIDEEVVVESVSALGVSREVRVTNWVSEYTRSLSLLGTTVADLAVFAAITTPQVRVLGREFNYVSEFSSADLAAEIQHRYDDVRNVEQEDEYSLSILDSEATVGRFRADAEFLSTGQTLEVDLHVTDPIEHDEEYVACIGVYPRRVSGGDDRIATLMEGVAFDE; encoded by the coding sequence ATGACCTACAGCCGTCGACAGCTGCTCGCCGCGGGCTCCGTGACGCTGGCGGGAGCCCTTTCGGGCTGTCTCGACGCCGTCGCCGCCGGCTCCGTCGAGTTCGCCTCGACGCCGGCGCGGGTTTCGGCCGACGCACTCGAGTCGAGCGGGTTCTCTGAGGACCGCATCGACGAGGAGGTGGTCGTCGAGTCGGTCTCCGCGCTCGGGGTGAGCCGCGAGGTTCGCGTCACGAACTGGGTCAGCGAGTACACCCGGTCGCTCTCGCTTCTGGGGACGACCGTCGCCGACCTCGCCGTCTTCGCCGCGATCACGACCCCGCAGGTGCGCGTCCTCGGCAGGGAGTTCAACTACGTCTCGGAGTTCTCGAGCGCCGACCTCGCCGCCGAGATCCAGCACCGGTACGACGACGTCCGAAACGTCGAGCAGGAGGACGAGTACTCGCTGTCGATCCTCGATTCGGAGGCGACGGTCGGCCGCTTTCGCGCCGACGCCGAGTTCCTCTCGACGGGCCAGACGCTCGAGGTCGACCTCCACGTCACCGACCCGATCGAACACGACGAGGAGTACGTCGCCTGCATCGGCGTCTACCCGCGACGGGTCTCCGGCGGCGACGACCGAATCGCGACCCTGATGGAAGGCGTCGCGTTCGACGAGTGA